From Hymenobacter sedentarius, a single genomic window includes:
- a CDS encoding AAA family ATPase: protein MENETPDFSPTPVIDALETPAAPEATFAPRTDFARLTAQTDAIRQEIGKIIVGQTELLELLLTAVLADGHVLLEGVPGVAKTLMAKLLARTLEVPFSRIQFTPDLMPSDVLGTSVYRQNKSDFEFRPGPIFASVVLIDEINRAPAKTQSALFEVMEERTVTQDGTSYPMAEPFLVLATQNPVEQEGTYRLPEAQLDRFLFKLHVGYPTLAEEVQILSGHHAGLGSTNLEAVQPILSAADLHALRQQIRQQRVEPNILEYIAKLVGQTRAHKSLYLGASPRASLALLNGAKALAALRGRDFVTPEDVQFLAPSVLRHRIMLTPEREMEGSTPDDVVKQIMQQIEVPR from the coding sequence ATGGAAAACGAAACCCCGGACTTCTCCCCCACTCCAGTCATCGACGCGCTAGAAACACCCGCCGCCCCCGAAGCGACCTTCGCACCGCGCACCGACTTTGCCCGCCTCACGGCCCAAACCGACGCTATTCGGCAGGAAATCGGCAAAATCATCGTGGGCCAAACCGAACTCCTGGAGCTGCTGCTCACCGCCGTGCTGGCCGATGGCCACGTGCTGCTGGAAGGCGTGCCCGGCGTAGCCAAGACCCTCATGGCGAAGCTGCTGGCTCGCACGCTGGAAGTACCGTTCAGCCGCATCCAGTTCACACCCGATTTGATGCCCTCGGACGTGCTGGGCACCTCGGTTTACCGGCAGAACAAGTCCGACTTTGAGTTTCGGCCCGGCCCCATTTTCGCCAGCGTGGTGCTGATTGACGAAATCAACCGCGCGCCCGCCAAAACGCAATCGGCCCTGTTTGAGGTGATGGAGGAGCGCACCGTGACCCAGGACGGCACCTCCTACCCCATGGCCGAGCCCTTCCTGGTGCTGGCCACCCAAAACCCCGTGGAGCAGGAAGGCACCTATCGCCTGCCCGAAGCCCAGCTCGACCGCTTTCTGTTTAAGCTGCACGTGGGCTACCCCACCCTAGCCGAGGAAGTGCAGATTCTCAGCGGCCACCACGCCGGCCTGGGCAGCACCAATCTGGAAGCCGTGCAGCCCATCCTTTCAGCCGCAGACTTGCACGCCCTGCGCCAGCAGATACGGCAGCAGCGCGTCGAGCCCAACATTCTGGAGTATATCGCCAAGCTGGTGGGCCAAACGCGCGCCCACAAATCGCTGTACCTGGGTGCGTCGCCCCGTGCCTCACTGGCCTTGCTCAACGGCGCCAAAGCCCTGGCCGCCCTGCGCGGCCGCGACTTTGTGACGCCCGAAGACGTGCAGTTTCTAGCACCTAGCGTGCTGCGCCACCGCATCATGCTAACCCCCGAACGCGAGATGGAAGGCAGCACGCCCGATGACGTGGTGAAGCAGATTATGCAGCAAATCGAGGTACCCCGCTAG
- a CDS encoding DUF4350 domain-containing protein encodes MRQLTTFRLYLLGIVLLFVGYVVLEYNRPKPLNWTPTYTNKDKIPYGAFVLYDQLPRLLGTDSIEAVRLPVYNQLTGTDEPGPIDASADSATVTQGEHNASSSTESVAAQPIPKDDTSALHSNSKWVALAPVKKAKANYLFISQEFRIDRADTRALLAFASLGNDVFIAAEDFSEQAPFLRDTLGFSAVETLLPTRKGSAGLPVADSIDLRFTNPALRHAQIRLPGAWAQHFVVDSGRVGRTLATDAQGRAVFIRLNYGRGHFYLCSAPLAFTNYYLLRPRSAAFAAAALAYLPARRTWWDEYQKQGPASEQSLLRVVFAHDALRQAYYLTLVGALLFVLVAARRRQRIIPTLKPLPNTTLLFTRTVAGLYRQGSSHALIAEKKVGLFLDYLRTRFQETSPDFGDPDFRERLSQKAGVPRPRVDELLRLVNFARTAPRMTDHQLLVLSKALSDFRREANR; translated from the coding sequence ATGCGCCAGCTCACCACCTTTCGGCTGTATCTGTTGGGCATTGTGCTGCTGTTTGTGGGCTATGTGGTGCTGGAATACAACCGGCCCAAGCCCCTGAACTGGACGCCGACCTACACCAACAAGGACAAGATTCCTTACGGCGCCTTCGTGCTCTACGACCAGCTCCCCCGCTTGCTCGGCACCGACTCCATCGAGGCCGTGCGCCTGCCTGTGTACAATCAGCTCACCGGAACCGACGAGCCCGGTCCAATAGACGCTTCTGCAGATTCAGCGACGGTGACTCAAGGTGAGCACAACGCATCTTCATCCACTGAATCGGTTGCAGCCCAACCTATACCAAAAGACGATACTAGTGCCCTTCATTCTAATAGCAAATGGGTAGCCTTGGCACCTGTCAAGAAGGCAAAGGCCAATTACCTTTTTATAAGCCAGGAGTTTAGAATCGACAGGGCGGATACGCGGGCCTTGCTGGCTTTTGCCTCCCTGGGCAACGACGTGTTTATTGCCGCCGAAGACTTTAGCGAACAGGCCCCCTTTCTTCGCGATACGCTGGGCTTTTCTGCCGTCGAAACCCTGCTGCCTACCCGTAAGGGCTCGGCCGGCTTGCCCGTGGCCGATTCCATCGACCTGCGCTTCACCAACCCGGCCTTGCGGCACGCCCAAATTCGCCTGCCCGGCGCCTGGGCGCAGCACTTTGTGGTTGATTCGGGCCGAGTGGGGCGCACCCTGGCCACGGATGCGCAAGGCCGGGCAGTATTTATTCGGCTCAATTACGGCCGCGGCCATTTTTACCTCTGCAGCGCGCCCCTGGCTTTTACCAACTACTACCTGCTGCGGCCGCGCTCGGCGGCTTTTGCGGCAGCGGCGCTGGCGTACCTGCCGGCCCGCCGCACCTGGTGGGATGAGTATCAGAAGCAAGGGCCCGCCAGCGAGCAGTCGCTGCTGCGTGTGGTGTTTGCCCACGATGCTCTGCGCCAGGCTTATTACCTCACGCTTGTGGGCGCCTTGCTCTTTGTGCTGGTGGCAGCCCGGCGCCGCCAGCGCATCATCCCGACGCTGAAGCCGCTGCCCAATACCACATTGCTCTTCACGCGCACCGTGGCCGGCCTCTACCGCCAGGGCAGCAGCCATGCCCTCATTGCCGAGAAAAAAGTTGGGCTGTTTCTGGACTACCTGCGCACTCGCTTCCAGGAAACCAGCCCCGATTTTGGCGACCCCGACTTCCGCGAGCGGCTAAGCCAGAAGGCTGGAGTGCCCCGCCCCCGGGTAGACGAGTTGCTTAGACTCGTCAATTTTGCCCGCACCGCGCCCCGCATGACCGACCACCAACTACTGGTATTGAGCAAAGCATTAAGTGATTTTCGCCGCGAAGCCAACCGTTAG
- a CDS encoding DUF4129 domain-containing protein gives MRQLNTTRLRELRAQREFRYVEPDASTDAWDAFWARVWRWLSRLLGKPSSSGTWSSWSQAWKYGFYAALLAVLAYAVLKLLQVDITAAFGRSARRGLLAYDTATENIHEVDFTTRIAEAEEAGNFRLATRLGYLEVLKHLTDRGLIQWQADKTNHAYLAELAAGPLREAFRGATRQFEYVWYGELRLNAALYQQARAGQRAVTALLGTRAATAPPAVVSPNILPA, from the coding sequence GTGCGGCAACTCAATACGACTCGCCTGCGCGAGCTAAGAGCCCAACGCGAGTTTCGCTACGTGGAGCCCGACGCCAGCACCGATGCCTGGGACGCCTTCTGGGCGCGGGTGTGGCGCTGGTTGAGCCGGCTGCTGGGCAAGCCGTCGTCCTCCGGCACCTGGAGTAGCTGGAGCCAAGCCTGGAAGTACGGCTTTTATGCGGCGCTGCTCGCGGTGCTCGCCTACGCGGTGCTTAAGCTGCTGCAAGTAGACATTACGGCGGCCTTTGGCCGCTCGGCTCGGCGCGGGCTGCTGGCCTACGATACCGCCACCGAAAACATTCACGAAGTAGACTTCACCACTCGCATTGCCGAAGCCGAGGAAGCCGGCAACTTCCGCCTGGCCACGCGCCTGGGCTACCTGGAAGTATTGAAGCACCTCACCGACCGGGGCCTCATCCAGTGGCAAGCCGACAAAACCAACCACGCCTACCTGGCGGAGCTGGCCGCAGGCCCCCTGCGTGAGGCTTTTCGTGGCGCTACCCGGCAGTTTGAGTACGTGTGGTACGGCGAGCTGCGCCTGAATGCCGCCCTCTACCAGCAGGCCCGGGCAGGCCAGCGGGCCGTAACGGCGTTGCTGGGCACCCGGGCGGCCACCGCTCCCCCAGCCGTTGTTTCTCCTAATATCTTGCCTGCCTGA
- a CDS encoding stage II sporulation protein M, with product MREAVFLRQNQERWQQYERQPPAGPDELAARFVALTDDLAYAQTFYPTSPTTAYLNALTSKLHQRLYANKRESSGRFARFWAVELPLVVARHHRTLAVTALLFAVFTFLGALSAAYDDTFVRVIMGDTYVNQTIENIRKGDPMAVYKQQGETLMFLGITANNIYVALNIFVQGVTLGVGTLVQLFRTGLMLGSFQYFFYHYHVLRASVLTIWIHGTLEISAVIVAGAAGFVMARGLLFPGTYGRAEAFRHSARDGLKLAIGLVPIFVVAGFLEGFVTRHTEMPVAASLAIIGSSAAFIGWYFIVYPIRLVRRLEAKAVA from the coding sequence ATGCGAGAAGCCGTTTTTTTGCGTCAGAACCAGGAGCGCTGGCAGCAGTACGAGCGGCAGCCCCCGGCCGGCCCCGACGAGCTGGCCGCCCGCTTCGTGGCCCTCACCGACGACCTGGCCTACGCCCAAACGTTTTACCCCACCTCGCCTACCACCGCCTACCTCAACGCCCTTACCAGCAAGCTGCACCAGCGCCTCTATGCCAATAAGCGCGAGAGCAGCGGGCGCTTTGCCCGGTTTTGGGCCGTGGAGCTGCCGCTGGTGGTGGCGCGGCACCACCGCACGCTGGCGGTCACGGCCCTACTCTTCGCGGTCTTCACGTTTCTGGGGGCCCTGTCGGCGGCTTACGACGACACTTTTGTGCGGGTGATAATGGGCGACACCTACGTAAACCAGACCATCGAAAACATCCGCAAGGGCGACCCCATGGCCGTGTACAAGCAGCAGGGCGAAACGCTGATGTTTCTGGGCATCACGGCCAATAACATCTACGTGGCGCTCAACATCTTCGTACAGGGCGTGACCCTGGGCGTGGGCACGCTGGTGCAGCTGTTTCGCACCGGGCTGATGCTGGGCTCTTTCCAGTACTTTTTCTACCACTACCACGTGCTGCGCGCCTCGGTGCTCACCATCTGGATTCACGGCACGCTGGAAATCTCGGCCGTGATAGTGGCGGGCGCTGCGGGCTTTGTGATGGCGCGGGGCCTGTTGTTTCCGGGCACCTACGGCCGGGCCGAAGCCTTTCGCCACTCGGCGCGCGATGGCCTGAAACTGGCCATTGGGCTGGTGCCCATTTTTGTGGTGGCCGGCTTTCTGGAAGGCTTCGTGACGCGCCACACCGAGATGCCTGTGGCCGCCAGCCTGGCCATTATCGGCAGCTCAGCGGCCTTCATTGGTTGGTATTTTATTGTGTACCCCATTCGGCTGGTGCGCCGGCTGGAGGCCAAAGCGGTTGCTTAA
- the phhA gene encoding phenylalanine 4-monooxygenase — MTHAPATAAFVALEQDYALYTPADQWVWQTLFERQMQVLPTVASRRFLEGLPRVDFQATKIPDFAEVNPLLDAATGWSLVAVPGIVDDRTFFELLAARRFPATTWLRTPAQLDYLEEPDMFHDVFAHVPLLTDRFFADFLQAVGTLALRHLHDALAVELLSRLYWFTVEFGLIAEGSSLRIYGAGILSSGGETRFCLSDEPARRPFDVVDILATPYVKDRMQDVYFVIDSYEQLAASVPALEAELLRLLALQPASIG, encoded by the coding sequence ATGACCCACGCCCCCGCCACCGCTGCTTTCGTTGCCCTCGAGCAAGACTACGCCCTCTACACGCCCGCCGACCAATGGGTGTGGCAAACATTGTTTGAGCGCCAGATGCAGGTGCTGCCCACCGTGGCGTCGCGCCGGTTTCTCGAGGGCCTACCCCGCGTAGACTTCCAAGCCACCAAAATCCCCGACTTTGCCGAGGTGAACCCGCTGCTGGACGCGGCCACGGGCTGGAGCCTGGTGGCCGTGCCCGGCATCGTGGACGACCGTACCTTTTTTGAGCTGCTGGCGGCCCGCCGCTTCCCGGCCACCACTTGGCTGCGCACGCCAGCACAACTCGACTACCTCGAAGAGCCCGACATGTTCCACGACGTGTTTGCGCACGTGCCCCTGCTTACCGACCGGTTTTTTGCCGACTTCCTGCAGGCCGTGGGCACCCTGGCCCTTCGCCACCTGCACGATGCCCTGGCCGTGGAGCTGCTCTCGCGCCTGTACTGGTTCACCGTCGAGTTTGGGCTGATTGCCGAAGGCAGCAGCTTGCGCATTTACGGGGCGGGTATTCTATCCTCGGGCGGCGAAACGCGGTTTTGCCTGAGTGACGAGCCCGCCCGCCGGCCCTTCGATGTGGTCGACATCCTGGCCACGCCCTATGTAAAAGACCGCATGCAGGACGTGTACTTCGTCATCGATTCGTACGAGCAGCTCGCCGCCTCCGTGCCTGCCCTCGAGGCCGAGCTGCTGCGGCTGCTGGCCCTGCAGCCGGCATCCATCGGCTAA
- a CDS encoding RDD family protein: protein MSSIRVHTAQNVTLEYEVAGLGDRIVATIIDYVVLGAWAIACGLIITMVSSSGGGLNKMNVGVIAMLSLIGLPYVFYNLVCEVFFNGQSIGKKAINIKVMRLDGTAPRIGDYLLRWLLRIVDLQFAGLVAIITIAANGRGQRLGDLAAGTTVVKLRPSQPHTAPPTELSALAGYQVVFPEAALLADHDVALVRQLLHQASARQNYQLLNELANKVKSLTGIRTDLQDGPFLQTILRDHAHLAGQ from the coding sequence ATGAGCTCCATCCGCGTCCACACCGCCCAAAACGTCACGCTTGAGTACGAAGTCGCCGGCCTGGGCGACCGCATCGTGGCCACCATTATCGACTACGTGGTGCTGGGCGCCTGGGCTATTGCTTGCGGATTGATAATCACCATGGTATCCTCTTCAGGAGGTGGCTTGAACAAGATGAACGTTGGGGTAATTGCCATGCTGTCGCTCATTGGTTTGCCCTACGTTTTCTACAACCTTGTGTGTGAGGTTTTCTTCAATGGCCAGAGCATCGGCAAAAAAGCCATAAACATCAAGGTGATGCGCCTCGACGGTACGGCTCCCCGCATCGGCGATTACTTGCTGCGCTGGCTGCTGCGCATTGTTGACCTTCAGTTTGCTGGGCTGGTGGCTATTATCACCATTGCGGCCAATGGCCGCGGGCAGCGCCTCGGCGACCTTGCTGCCGGCACCACTGTGGTAAAGCTGCGCCCAAGCCAGCCGCATACGGCGCCACCCACCGAACTCAGCGCCTTGGCAGGCTACCAGGTAGTCTTTCCAGAGGCCGCCTTGCTCGCCGACCACGACGTGGCCCTGGTGCGCCAGCTGCTGCACCAAGCCAGTGCCCGTCAAAACTATCAGTTGCTGAACGAGCTAGCTAATAAAGTAAAGTCCCTGACCGGCATCCGCACTGACTTGCAGGACGGTCCCTTCCTGCAAACCATTCTGCGCGACCATGCTCACCTGGCCGGGCAGTAG
- a CDS encoding DUF4394 domain-containing protein, with amino-acid sequence MLPASAQTVYGLASVAGMAATSLVTFDATAPGTFTATLPITGLGVGQTLVGLDTRPNTGQLFALGYNPTGTQAQLYTLNTTTGALSPVGAALTLNLGPTTNRIGFDFNPTVDRIRVTGNNNSNFRLNPNNGALAATDTNLAYAATDANAGQTPGVGAVAYGNSFIGATMTVLYDIDEANSRYTTQDPPNAGTLNSRAQLMVNTATALATDLDIYFNPTTRANTAYLTIATGTAAAPTTQLYTLDFIMGTGMMAVGAIGPVGTLVTDIAFAIDRPATLPAVSGQLVYALAGTNLLTFDTAQPGLIRTSVGITGVDAAQTLVGMDIRPATNSLYALGYNATAQTYQLYTLNSLTGAAVAVNTAPVALALGTGKVGFDFNPTVDRIRVTSGNRTNVRLNPADGTIAATDTPLAYATTDANSAATPNIGAVAYTNSVAGATAAATTLYNYDLSLNILTTQNPPNNGTLNTVGATGITANATTPNVDLDIYSPAAGTNTAYLVANTGTSANTSLYTVNLTTGATTLVGAIGNGIAARDIAVAAGTGVTTAARERTDLASGFSLYPNPANGSARLTFALARAGRVELAVYDAAGRRVATQVSAVLPRGTQTLLLQTGNLKAGLYMARLVVDGQLAAARQLVVE; translated from the coding sequence ATGTTGCCCGCTTCGGCCCAAACGGTTTATGGTCTGGCCTCGGTGGCAGGTATGGCAGCTACTTCGCTGGTTACGTTTGATGCCACTGCTCCTGGCACCTTCACGGCTACGTTGCCCATTACGGGGCTGGGCGTTGGGCAAACGCTGGTGGGGCTCGACACCCGGCCAAATACCGGGCAGCTGTTTGCCCTGGGCTACAACCCCACCGGCACGCAGGCCCAGCTCTATACCCTGAACACCACCACGGGCGCCCTTTCGCCAGTGGGTGCCGCCCTTACCCTGAACCTAGGCCCCACCACGAACCGCATCGGTTTCGACTTTAACCCCACCGTCGACCGCATCCGCGTGACGGGCAATAACAACAGCAACTTCCGGCTCAACCCCAATAATGGGGCTCTCGCGGCCACCGATACCAACCTGGCCTACGCGGCCACCGATGCCAATGCGGGCCAAACGCCCGGCGTAGGCGCGGTGGCCTATGGCAACTCCTTTATTGGGGCCACCATGACGGTGCTTTACGATATCGACGAGGCCAACAGCCGCTACACCACGCAGGACCCACCGAACGCGGGCACGCTCAATAGCCGGGCCCAGCTTATGGTGAACACAGCAACGGCCCTGGCCACCGACCTCGACATCTATTTTAACCCGACGACCCGCGCAAACACTGCGTACCTGACCATTGCCACGGGCACGGCGGCTGCGCCCACCACGCAGCTCTACACGCTGGATTTCATCATGGGAACCGGCATGATGGCCGTTGGGGCCATTGGGCCGGTTGGCACGCTGGTTACCGACATTGCCTTTGCCATCGACCGGCCGGCCACGCTGCCAGCCGTTAGCGGCCAATTGGTGTATGCCCTGGCTGGCACCAACCTGCTCACCTTCGACACGGCCCAGCCGGGCCTTATTCGGACCTCCGTGGGCATTACCGGCGTAGATGCTGCTCAGACGCTGGTGGGCATGGATATTCGCCCGGCGACCAACTCGTTGTACGCCCTGGGCTACAACGCCACGGCGCAAACCTATCAGCTGTATACCCTTAACTCCCTGACGGGGGCAGCCGTGGCCGTGAACACTGCCCCCGTTGCCCTGGCGCTGGGCACGGGCAAGGTCGGCTTTGATTTCAACCCGACCGTGGACCGCATCCGCGTGACCAGCGGCAACCGGACGAACGTGCGCCTGAACCCCGCCGACGGCACCATCGCCGCCACCGACACCCCGCTGGCCTATGCCACCACCGATGCCAACAGTGCCGCTACCCCCAACATTGGCGCGGTGGCGTACACCAACAGCGTGGCAGGAGCCACTGCCGCCGCCACTACGCTCTACAACTACGACCTGAGCCTGAACATCCTCACCACCCAGAACCCACCCAACAACGGCACCCTGAACACGGTAGGAGCCACGGGAATAACCGCAAACGCCACCACGCCCAACGTAGACCTGGACATCTACTCCCCGGCGGCGGGCACCAACACGGCGTACCTGGTGGCCAACACCGGCACCAGCGCCAACACCAGCTTGTACACCGTAAACCTGACCACCGGAGCCACTACCCTGGTGGGCGCCATTGGCAACGGGATAGCGGCCCGCGACATTGCGGTAGCAGCCGGTACCGGCGTAACCACCGCCGCGCGCGAGCGCACCGACCTGGCCAGCGGCTTCAGCCTCTACCCCAACCCGGCTAACGGCAGCGCCCGCCTCACTTTCGCCCTGGCACGGGCTGGGCGCGTGGAGTTGGCTGTATATGATGCGGCAGGCCGCCGCGTAGCCACCCAAGTTTCGGCGGTGCTGCCGAGGGGCACCCAAACCTTGCTTTTGCAAACCGGCAACCTGAAAGCGGGCTTGTACATGGCTCGCCTCGTAGTGGATGGGCAGCTGGCTGCGGCACGTCAGCTGGTAGTGGAATAA
- a CDS encoding RagB/SusD family nutrient uptake outer membrane protein yields the protein MNISITNKVAIAVCWSFLAVGTFACQPDKLNPKPEILFSDKVVFSSPARIELQANNMYAYVKSGTFLGGRFQIYNDIRANDFINLRSNGVTGTGVWNHTLTETSQNDVINTWGAAYQAINQINVFLDGLDANASKFVAPVFPADYANKANNYRGEGRLLRALCYYSLLQLYARPYVDGNGSKPGLPLRLKGEVDDKNNDLARSSVGEVYTQILADLDFAEKNLPLNNGSAPLNVTRAHRNTAIALKTRVYLSMAKYDDVIREANKLVPATGPFVAPTGVPNALNASVAAVFAVPQETTESILSFPFTSQDQPGTQNQLAFYYLPQGGGGNGEYSLNSGPGGILSNPAWAAADARRTNFVLVSGTESYLKKYPTGAPNPYTDKAPVMRYAEVMLNLAEARARTTPGVDPQALLLLNAVRGRSNPAGVYTAAGLSSATGLIDAILLERRIEFLGEGIRNIDLMRLNATIPGKGSVSAVAPSDLLYVWPIPFTELATNKLMTRN from the coding sequence ATGAACATATCGATAACCAACAAAGTGGCCATCGCGGTGTGCTGGTCGTTTTTGGCAGTGGGCACCTTCGCCTGCCAGCCCGACAAGCTGAACCCGAAGCCCGAAATTCTGTTTTCCGACAAAGTGGTGTTCAGTTCGCCCGCCCGCATCGAGCTGCAGGCCAACAACATGTATGCCTACGTGAAGTCGGGCACCTTTCTGGGGGGCCGGTTCCAGATTTACAACGACATCCGGGCCAATGACTTCATCAACCTGCGCTCGAACGGCGTTACCGGAACGGGTGTGTGGAACCACACGCTCACCGAAACGTCGCAGAACGACGTCATCAACACCTGGGGCGCCGCCTATCAGGCCATCAACCAAATCAACGTGTTCCTCGACGGCCTCGACGCCAACGCTTCCAAGTTTGTAGCGCCGGTGTTTCCCGCCGATTATGCCAACAAGGCCAATAACTACCGGGGCGAAGGGCGGCTGCTGCGGGCCCTGTGCTACTACTCTTTGCTGCAGCTATACGCCCGGCCCTACGTGGACGGCAACGGCAGCAAGCCCGGCCTGCCGCTGCGCCTGAAGGGGGAAGTGGACGACAAAAACAACGACCTGGCGCGCAGCTCGGTGGGCGAGGTGTACACCCAAATTCTGGCCGACCTGGACTTTGCCGAGAAAAACCTGCCGCTCAACAACGGCTCTGCCCCCCTGAACGTGACGCGGGCGCACCGCAACACGGCCATTGCCCTGAAAACGCGGGTATACCTGAGCATGGCCAAGTACGACGACGTGATACGGGAAGCCAACAAACTGGTGCCGGCGACGGGGCCTTTTGTGGCACCCACCGGCGTGCCCAATGCGCTGAATGCGTCGGTGGCCGCTGTGTTTGCGGTGCCGCAGGAAACGACGGAAAGCATCTTGTCTTTCCCCTTTACGTCCCAGGATCAGCCCGGCACCCAAAACCAGCTGGCCTTTTATTACCTGCCCCAGGGCGGGGGCGGCAATGGCGAATACTCCCTGAATTCCGGGCCCGGGGGCATTCTGAGCAACCCGGCCTGGGCCGCTGCCGATGCCCGCCGCACCAACTTTGTGCTTGTATCGGGCACTGAGTCGTACTTGAAAAAGTACCCGACCGGGGCGCCCAATCCCTACACCGACAAAGCGCCGGTGATGCGCTACGCGGAAGTAATGCTGAACCTGGCTGAGGCGCGGGCGCGCACCACCCCCGGCGTCGACCCCCAGGCTCTGTTGCTGCTGAATGCCGTGCGCGGCCGGTCCAATCCGGCTGGGGTATACACCGCCGCCGGCCTGAGCTCGGCCACGGGGCTGATTGATGCCATCCTGTTGGAGCGACGCATTGAGTTTTTAGGCGAGGGCATTCGCAACATCGACCTCATGCGCCTCAACGCCACCATTCCAGGCAAAGGCTCGGTTTCGGCGGTTGCCCCCAGCGACCTGCTCTACGTGTGGCCCATTCCCTTCACGGAGCTGGCCACCAACAAGCTCATGACCCGCAACTAA